The Sulfitobacter sp. SK011 genome has a window encoding:
- a CDS encoding glycosyltransferase, giving the protein MMRVLYLAHDLDDPAVWRRVEMLRLGGAEVILAGFRRGSGALPEPALVLGQTHNARMGQRVLAILRQRLKLHATFADLPRPDVILCRNLEMLALAVPLHRRLQNDTRISLVYEVLDIHRLLIGRTWKARSLRWIERQLCQRIDNLIVSSPAFLRAYFEAYGQCTASALLVENKVLLTSAPSAETGQKPSDFAPSRPLRIGWFGILRCPFSLDCLDRLTRARPGRYRITLRGRPALDALPDFHTIVDANPDMSFGGGYTYPDDLAGMYGEVDLAWLVDQYDTGSNSNWLLPNRLYESGMNQVPPIALDGTEIATRLRELGIGVILEKANVAIVTDALAALDPDAIGRLRQAQIAVAPQTWMVSEQDARALVNRIAPDRQKYQHHLDQSGILIVVPTLNEAAHIGQVMDGLAPFLARRQKDAAPTRLVVVDGGSTDGTPDIVKDRISALSQFDILLLNNPARLQSAGINLAVATFGAGFEWLVRLDAHSDYPEDYVDVLLTEACRTGAVSVVVSMTAVGSTPMQHAIAVTQNSRLGNGGSAHRSGTAGRFVDHGHHALIRLDAFRSVGGYDGSFSHNEDAELDLRLARDRYRIWLTSETHLDYVPRKTIAALVRQYFQFGRGRARTTLKHGIMPRLRQIAMISVAPLAGLVALTPVSPVFGIPAAIWLMACLIAAAKLSLTRRDPLALSAAPIAAAMHLAWSAGFWRQLFVKQGASTPIALPPSTQIPVTGFTDHVAVGVCTYQRPVLIDTLRSLENQVLPDGLRLSIIVVDNDTAPSARDIVDKFAAQSRHSVVYRHAPAANISIARNTALKEADRQKLPIFAFIDDDELAPANWLNLLVTRLAQGDADVVVGPVRASYPPGTPGWMQRLRIHDTIPEIGANGRPIAGHSCNVIMDLASAPLKGRRFDLDRGVSGGEDTAFFKDAVADGALLAFAPNAWLNETVTQSRARFSWLFKRRFRMGQTHGSLLRGQKGSRGRLVRLPIACAKVVYCALFAVLASPFPAVRNANLLRGALHLGTIASLIGFRHVVIYGQGAGTADQATSA; this is encoded by the coding sequence ATGATGCGTGTCCTTTATCTGGCGCATGATCTTGATGACCCCGCCGTCTGGCGACGGGTTGAAATGCTGCGGCTGGGCGGTGCTGAGGTCATACTTGCCGGTTTCCGGCGCGGGTCCGGTGCCCTGCCCGAACCTGCGCTGGTGCTGGGACAGACCCACAATGCCAGAATGGGGCAGCGCGTCTTGGCGATCCTGCGACAGCGACTAAAACTTCACGCGACCTTCGCGGATCTGCCGCGTCCTGATGTCATCCTTTGCCGGAACCTTGAGATGCTTGCACTGGCCGTGCCACTGCACCGCCGCCTGCAAAACGACACACGAATTTCGCTGGTCTATGAGGTCCTTGATATCCACCGGCTGTTGATCGGGCGGACGTGGAAAGCCCGCAGCCTGCGCTGGATAGAACGTCAGCTGTGTCAGCGGATTGATAATCTCATCGTGTCTTCCCCTGCTTTTCTGCGGGCGTATTTCGAAGCTTATGGGCAATGCACTGCCTCCGCTCTGCTTGTTGAAAACAAGGTGTTGCTGACAAGCGCGCCAAGTGCCGAGACAGGGCAAAAGCCAAGCGACTTCGCGCCATCGAGGCCGTTGCGCATTGGCTGGTTCGGTATTCTCAGATGCCCCTTTTCGCTCGATTGCCTTGACCGGCTGACGCGTGCGCGCCCGGGCCGATACCGGATCACGCTGCGCGGCCGACCAGCGCTCGACGCGTTGCCAGACTTCCACACGATCGTCGACGCCAATCCCGATATGTCATTTGGGGGGGGCTATACCTATCCCGACGATCTGGCCGGGATGTACGGTGAGGTCGATCTTGCCTGGCTCGTTGATCAATACGACACTGGCAGCAATTCCAACTGGCTTTTGCCAAATCGGCTGTACGAAAGCGGGATGAACCAGGTGCCCCCGATCGCGCTTGACGGTACGGAAATTGCAACACGTCTGCGCGAGCTTGGGATTGGGGTCATACTTGAGAAAGCAAACGTGGCGATCGTAACAGATGCGCTGGCCGCGCTTGATCCCGATGCCATAGGTCGCCTGCGGCAGGCACAGATCGCGGTTGCGCCACAGACTTGGATGGTCAGCGAACAGGACGCGCGGGCGCTGGTCAACCGCATCGCACCGGACAGGCAGAAGTACCAGCATCATCTGGATCAAAGCGGTATTCTGATTGTGGTGCCAACACTGAACGAGGCGGCCCATATCGGGCAGGTTATGGATGGGCTTGCCCCCTTTCTGGCGCGGAGGCAGAAAGACGCAGCGCCAACGCGCCTTGTGGTGGTGGACGGTGGTTCGACCGACGGCACACCCGATATCGTCAAAGATCGGATCAGCGCGCTCTCGCAATTTGATATCTTGCTGCTGAACAATCCGGCGCGCCTTCAAAGTGCGGGCATCAACCTTGCCGTCGCCACCTTTGGTGCCGGCTTTGAATGGCTGGTGCGTCTGGATGCCCACTCAGACTATCCCGAAGATTACGTGGATGTTTTGCTCACAGAGGCCTGTCGAACAGGCGCAGTAAGTGTCGTTGTTTCAATGACCGCCGTCGGATCAACGCCGATGCAGCACGCCATCGCTGTGACGCAAAACTCGCGTCTGGGCAACGGCGGATCGGCCCATCGGTCTGGAACAGCAGGAAGGTTCGTCGATCATGGCCATCACGCGCTGATTCGGCTGGATGCCTTCCGATCTGTGGGGGGCTATGATGGCAGCTTTTCGCATAATGAAGATGCGGAGCTTGACCTGCGGTTGGCTCGAGATCGTTACCGGATCTGGCTGACATCCGAAACCCATCTTGACTATGTCCCGCGCAAAACCATCGCCGCCCTAGTCCGGCAGTATTTTCAGTTTGGTCGCGGACGGGCCCGGACAACCCTAAAACACGGCATCATGCCCCGCCTGCGCCAAATCGCGATGATCTCAGTTGCGCCGCTGGCGGGACTGGTTGCGCTGACACCGGTGTCACCGGTCTTTGGTATCCCTGCCGCAATCTGGTTGATGGCCTGCCTGATTGCCGCCGCAAAGCTCAGCCTGACGCGGCGCGATCCGCTCGCCTTAAGTGCCGCGCCAATTGCCGCCGCGATGCATCTTGCCTGGTCTGCCGGATTCTGGCGGCAGCTGTTTGTGAAACAAGGTGCCTCCACACCGATTGCCTTACCGCCTTCGACGCAGATACCCGTTACCGGCTTTACCGACCACGTGGCGGTCGGGGTTTGTACCTATCAGCGCCCTGTCCTGATCGACACGCTGCGCAGCCTCGAAAATCAGGTGCTTCCCGACGGCCTGCGCCTGTCGATCATCGTGGTTGATAATGACACAGCGCCCAGTGCCCGCGACATCGTCGACAAGTTTGCCGCGCAGTCGCGCCATTCGGTTGTCTATCGCCATGCGCCTGCCGCAAATATCTCGATTGCACGCAACACTGCGTTGAAAGAGGCGGACCGCCAGAAATTACCCATTTTTGCGTTCATAGATGACGACGAACTTGCGCCCGCCAACTGGCTAAACTTGCTTGTCACGCGCCTGGCGCAAGGGGATGCGGATGTTGTGGTGGGACCTGTCCGCGCAAGCTATCCCCCCGGTACACCGGGATGGATGCAACGTCTGCGCATTCACGATACCATCCCTGAAATCGGGGCGAATGGCCGACCCATCGCCGGGCACAGCTGCAACGTTATCATGGATCTGGCCAGCGCCCCTCTCAAAGGACGCAGGTTCGATTTGGACCGCGGCGTCTCGGGTGGTGAAGATACTGCTTTTTTTAAAGACGCCGTTGCGGACGGGGCCTTATTGGCATTTGCGCCAAACGCATGGCTTAATGAGACGGTTACGCAGTCTCGTGCCCGTTTTTCCTGGCTGTTCAAGCGGCGGTTCAGAATGGGTCAGACCCACGGCAGCCTCTTGCGGGGGCAAAAGGGTTCGCGTGGGCGATTGGTGCGCCTGCCCATCGCATGCGCCAAGGTTGTTTATTGCGCCTTATTTGCCGTCCTCGCATCGCCATTTCCCGCAGTGCGCAATGCAAATCTGCTGCGCGGGGCCCTTCATCTTGGCACAATCGCGTCGCTGATCGGCTTTCGTCACGTGGTTATCTACGGTCAGGGTGCCGGCACTGCGGATCAAGCGACATCCGCATAA
- a CDS encoding Wzz/FepE/Etk N-terminal domain-containing protein encodes MTRPVQERRITWTKDNVHPLGGYRDELRVDVGSMVRAMRRQFRLVMIFAAIGLVIAVLMILGSVPRYTAAETVLLDEQRADLLNEVSPLPNAVRSDTAVQSEIEIIRSRALAYQVVDLLNLDEDADFLSPPVGATQQVIGAVSSLTDPLARLLTPAPPVSETPADGDNAENAVPMLGSDLEVTDRDRAAQILRDRLNVSRLGRSLVIEIKFSDFEPRRAALIARGYGSAYESFQLGTTNEIAAKAEDWLRERLDVLEQKSTEAASAVYEFRAANNLVQVRGNLLTEQQQSELASKLMTAAADAAEAEARLESVESLLARSKDGEEIIVVPVVGGQIGADTDALRRDYLDARLRYRRLVDQFGAEHPQAQQLSGSMALLKEAIEVELEQATEASRVAYNISRSREESLRTDLQAITGTSDENLALRGRLQQLEAISETYAQVYRDYLARLEVTMQQQGFPIAAIKIISPAEVPKSASSPRKKAMLLAGLLLGGMLGVLIGTARELLPKPVRRMSTLRQEVGINCAGLLPGEKSRDDAAWKPTRLRTIERLAQACEANRQKPGGLLVAVAPLSPGLEDHHALPTALAAHLSQNGARRVLLIHEEKLPPEAIPGPNAKGPETVLLQKVLESWSEQAGTETSDVDLNMMAKFLRDEFSFVLVALRPLSLADRSDPHSWSYDSTILRVPWGQVLPGFVTDALMDHPRFHSCLATTVLEDAELATARRYISAGSYEELEINA; translated from the coding sequence ATGACAAGACCGGTTCAGGAACGGCGCATTACATGGACGAAGGACAACGTGCATCCCCTCGGTGGGTACCGCGATGAACTGCGGGTGGACGTGGGCAGCATGGTGCGCGCCATGCGGCGGCAGTTCCGTCTGGTGATGATCTTTGCAGCGATCGGTCTGGTGATTGCGGTTCTGATGATACTAGGTTCCGTACCTCGGTACACAGCCGCTGAAACGGTGCTGCTGGACGAACAGCGCGCAGATTTGCTTAACGAAGTGTCGCCCCTGCCAAATGCCGTGCGTTCCGATACTGCTGTCCAGAGCGAGATTGAGATCATCAGATCACGTGCGCTTGCCTATCAGGTTGTCGATCTGCTGAACCTTGATGAGGATGCTGACTTTCTGTCGCCCCCGGTGGGTGCCACGCAACAGGTAATCGGTGCGGTTTCGTCGCTGACCGACCCGCTGGCGCGGCTTTTGACACCTGCGCCACCGGTGTCGGAAACGCCTGCCGACGGGGACAATGCTGAGAACGCGGTGCCGATGCTGGGCTCTGATCTGGAGGTTACTGACCGGGACCGCGCAGCCCAGATTTTGCGTGATCGTTTGAATGTCTCGCGTCTGGGCCGCAGTCTTGTCATCGAAATCAAATTTTCAGATTTTGAACCAAGGCGGGCGGCCCTCATCGCGCGCGGCTATGGATCGGCTTACGAGAGCTTTCAGCTTGGCACCACGAATGAGATCGCTGCCAAGGCCGAAGACTGGCTTCGCGAGCGTCTTGACGTGCTGGAACAGAAAAGCACCGAAGCGGCGTCGGCCGTTTATGAGTTTCGCGCCGCCAACAATCTGGTGCAGGTGCGCGGGAACCTGTTGACCGAACAACAGCAATCGGAACTGGCCAGTAAGTTGATGACCGCAGCTGCCGATGCCGCCGAAGCCGAAGCGCGGCTTGAAAGCGTGGAGTCGCTGCTGGCCCGTTCCAAAGACGGAGAAGAGATTATCGTGGTGCCGGTCGTTGGCGGGCAAATCGGGGCAGACACCGACGCGCTGCGCCGCGATTATCTGGATGCGCGCCTGCGCTATCGCCGTCTGGTCGATCAGTTTGGAGCAGAGCATCCGCAGGCCCAACAACTCAGCGGCAGCATGGCGTTGCTCAAGGAAGCCATCGAGGTTGAGCTGGAACAGGCAACCGAAGCGTCGCGCGTGGCTTACAACATTTCGCGCAGCCGAGAAGAGTCACTGCGCACCGATCTTCAGGCAATCACCGGTACATCCGACGAAAACCTTGCCCTGCGTGGCAGGTTGCAACAGCTTGAGGCAATTTCGGAAACCTATGCTCAGGTCTATCGCGACTACCTCGCCCGGCTTGAGGTAACGATGCAGCAGCAAGGGTTCCCGATCGCTGCGATCAAGATCATCTCACCCGCAGAAGTCCCAAAAAGTGCGTCCAGCCCGCGCAAAAAGGCGATGCTTCTTGCGGGCCTATTGCTGGGCGGCATGCTGGGTGTTTTGATCGGAACGGCACGGGAATTGCTGCCGAAACCGGTCCGCAGGATGTCCACCTTGCGGCAGGAGGTTGGCATAAACTGTGCTGGGCTGTTGCCGGGTGAAAAGAGCCGTGACGACGCGGCGTGGAAGCCCACGCGTCTGCGCACCATCGAACGGCTGGCACAGGCATGCGAAGCAAACCGCCAGAAGCCCGGTGGCTTGCTGGTCGCAGTCGCGCCACTGTCACCGGGTTTGGAAGATCACCATGCTTTGCCTACAGCACTGGCTGCGCACCTGTCCCAGAACGGTGCCCGGCGCGTATTGCTTATTCATGAAGAGAAGTTGCCGCCGGAGGCCATCCCCGGGCCGAACGCGAAGGGTCCGGAAACCGTACTCCTGCAGAAAGTACTGGAAAGCTGGTCCGAGCAAGCGGGCACAGAGACCAGCGATGTCGACTTGAACATGATGGCCAAATTTCTGCGCGATGAATTCAGCTTTGTCCTGGTCGCCCTGCGGCCTCTTAGTCTGGCAGATCGGTCAGACCCCCATTCATGGAGCTATGACAGCACAATACTGCGCGTGCCCTGGGGGCAGGTATTGCCGGGTTTCGTCACAGATGCGCTGATGGATCACCCTAGGTTCCACAGCTGTCTCGCGACCACGGTTCTTGAAGATGCAGAGCTGGCGACAGCGCGGCGGTACATCAGCGCTGGGAGTTACGAAGAGCTTGAGATCAATGCATAA
- a CDS encoding glycosyltransferase: protein METILSGVRTAPPPHPERTQNAPLVSVIMSNFNGSAFLEAAVSSVLGQSHQRLELIVVDDASKDQSLKILQRLAASDHRLTLIALDANAGPARARNAALDAARGEWIAIVDADDLIHPRRIERLLAAAQMAGVDMIADDLVSFGSVTAAGQTLLKNVRAEKPMRITSADLIYSDTVGAGEGSFGYLKPMIRSDVLGRLRYDETLRIGEDFDLYARLLFSGANFLMLTDPTYLYRRHTGSISHRLSVPTVESLINAHDAMAKRERVKRADDTDLTDALAYRRTHLVRALRYQHLVNAIKSRRALKAALQITRHPFLLFDLAASLADRLSRRRSKANHRPLPLARTVVLASPDRMALIDAPLDAILIPVGPESGTSHRALACRLAKLASQSPLSIVAEGPDGLDSLGYVPGWHTAHLLLDASAARDAIVPPGVTLEVLPDRH, encoded by the coding sequence ATGGAAACCATCCTCAGTGGCGTAAGGACCGCGCCACCGCCACACCCGGAGCGCACCCAAAACGCGCCGTTGGTGTCGGTAATCATGTCGAACTTCAATGGCTCAGCCTTTCTTGAGGCCGCCGTTTCCTCGGTCCTGGGACAGTCACACCAACGGCTCGAACTGATCGTTGTGGACGATGCATCTAAGGATCAAAGTCTGAAAATTCTGCAGCGGTTGGCCGCGTCCGATCACAGGCTGACCCTGATCGCGCTTGATGCCAATGCAGGTCCCGCAAGAGCCCGAAATGCCGCGCTGGATGCCGCGCGAGGGGAATGGATTGCGATAGTAGATGCGGACGACCTCATTCATCCCCGGCGGATTGAGCGTTTGCTTGCCGCCGCCCAGATGGCGGGCGTCGATATGATTGCGGATGATCTGGTAAGTTTTGGTTCTGTAACCGCAGCAGGCCAGACCCTGTTGAAAAATGTGCGGGCTGAGAAGCCGATGCGCATCACCTCTGCTGATTTGATCTACAGTGATACCGTGGGGGCCGGGGAGGGGTCTTTCGGATACCTCAAGCCAATGATCCGCAGCGATGTTCTGGGGCGGCTGCGCTATGACGAAACGCTTCGGATCGGAGAGGACTTTGACCTTTATGCCCGTCTTCTTTTCAGCGGTGCGAACTTTCTGATGCTGACCGATCCGACTTACCTTTACCGGCGGCATACCGGATCGATTTCGCATCGGCTATCGGTGCCCACGGTCGAAAGCCTCATTAACGCGCATGACGCGATGGCAAAGCGTGAGCGCGTTAAACGCGCCGATGATACTGATTTGACGGACGCCCTTGCGTATCGTCGCACGCATCTGGTGCGGGCGTTGCGGTATCAGCATTTGGTAAACGCGATAAAGTCACGCAGAGCGTTGAAGGCGGCGCTGCAGATCACCCGTCATCCGTTCCTGTTGTTCGATCTGGCGGCAAGTCTTGCCGATCGGCTGAGCCGCAGAAGATCCAAAGCGAACCATCGCCCATTGCCTCTGGCACGCACCGTAGTGCTGGCGTCACCGGACCGGATGGCCCTGATCGATGCCCCGCTGGATGCCATTTTGATCCCGGTCGGACCCGAAAGCGGCACTTCACACCGCGCACTGGCTTGCCGGCTTGCCAAGTTGGCGAGCCAGTCGCCGCTCAGCATCGTTGCAGAAGGCCCGGATGGATTGGACAGTCTGGGGTATGTGCCGGGCTGGCACACGGCGCATCTTTTGCTGGATGCAAGCGCAGCCCGCGATGCAATTGTGCCCCCGGGTGTCACACTAGAGGTCTTGCCGGACAGGCACTGA
- a CDS encoding glycosyltransferase, whose product MRILFGSAHPYLPQMYGGAQASTHELAKRLRARGHTVAVLAGLTGEGWLGIRGRLLLKLRRRGYVRDDSLGYPVFRAWFAETVAARVVQGFQPDVAVFQSRLPVPLAKAIDRDVTRTFIYLRNVETQDLGGSLVGLTKTGFIANSHFTARKFAETDGISADVIHPMIEAEKYRVRSSRENVTFINPHPNKGVDIALKIAAACPDIPFVFVRGWDLSPDQDAHLIASIAALPNVTLRPSTNDMRTVYDQARLVLVPSQWEEAFGRVAAEAQISGIPVVASNIGGLPEAVGSGGVLLDKDASADAWASAVRTLWQDEAAYAAASRAALAHAERPEMVPDWQVDSLVDILRSPVAPSSS is encoded by the coding sequence ATGCGTATCCTTTTTGGAAGCGCCCACCCCTATTTGCCGCAGATGTACGGGGGCGCGCAGGCCAGCACCCATGAGTTGGCCAAACGGCTGCGGGCGCGGGGGCACACCGTCGCGGTGCTGGCCGGTCTGACCGGTGAAGGCTGGCTGGGCATACGCGGGCGGCTTCTGCTCAAGCTTAGACGGCGCGGATATGTACGCGATGACAGTCTGGGATACCCCGTCTTCCGCGCCTGGTTCGCCGAAACCGTTGCGGCGCGGGTCGTTCAAGGTTTTCAGCCAGACGTTGCTGTGTTCCAATCCCGCCTTCCGGTGCCGTTGGCAAAGGCCATCGACCGCGATGTCACCCGCACTTTCATCTATCTGCGCAATGTCGAGACCCAGGACCTTGGTGGATCGCTGGTGGGGCTGACAAAGACCGGTTTCATCGCGAATTCCCATTTCACGGCTCGGAAGTTCGCCGAGACCGACGGCATATCAGCTGACGTGATCCATCCGATGATCGAGGCTGAAAAATACCGTGTCAGATCCTCGCGCGAAAATGTGACATTCATCAATCCGCACCCCAACAAGGGTGTCGACATTGCCCTAAAGATTGCCGCGGCTTGCCCTGACATTCCTTTTGTATTCGTACGCGGATGGGACCTGTCCCCGGATCAGGATGCGCATCTGATCGCCAGCATTGCCGCGCTGCCAAACGTCACTTTGCGGCCCTCTACAAACGACATGCGGACGGTCTATGATCAGGCGCGTCTCGTTCTGGTCCCAAGCCAGTGGGAAGAGGCCTTTGGGCGCGTCGCTGCCGAAGCACAGATCAGCGGCATTCCGGTGGTGGCCTCGAATATCGGCGGATTGCCGGAGGCGGTTGGGTCTGGCGGGGTGCTGTTGGACAAAGACGCCTCTGCGGATGCCTGGGCAAGCGCCGTGCGGACGCTCTGGCAGGATGAGGCGGCATATGCCGCTGCCTCACGCGCCGCTTTGGCGCATGCTGAACGGCCAGAAATGGTCCCCGACTGGCAGGTCGACAGCCTTGTGGACATTCTGCGGTCTCCGGTCGCGCCATCATCCAGCTGA
- a CDS encoding polysaccharide biosynthesis/export family protein: protein MATGLGVVLALGLHPVFSTQAIAQTSTEAGIAAVEILAPQQTIDIRVGRWDPIQETYTAWEAVGGAFLISSSGTVTLPLIGNMPAAGMAPDELGADIAQRVQERLGLNGEIQAIVTITDFAPIYVTGDVRSPGAYPYAPQMTVLQALSLAGGVDRASPALVRGERGALNSLGTYRVMELELLRRLATLARLEAEEAGLEMMPPKELLSAPLGAELIAQEQRILQSQKSAFASSLAQIDELEALLQERINSLRVQAELRQQQLKLLEDELENAAGLVERGLTTVARQSNLQRDVADQQVRLLEVDTARLNAEQRLNETRRDRLKLTNERSRERVQGLQDQRAAIGELRIRMETEAALFAEAMRTGNGLVELSVMSPPQLQVTRTGSEGPTTFAVGRNDLLEGRDVLEVVLDAPSPNDSIPVRRLSPAESGVLEQGSLPGSLSGADKTDPAAATADIPPT, encoded by the coding sequence ATGGCTACAGGCCTGGGCGTTGTGTTGGCGCTTGGCTTGCATCCGGTCTTTTCCACGCAGGCTATTGCGCAGACTTCGACCGAGGCCGGGATTGCTGCCGTTGAGATTCTCGCGCCACAGCAGACCATTGATATTCGGGTCGGACGCTGGGATCCCATTCAGGAAACCTATACCGCGTGGGAGGCGGTCGGAGGCGCGTTCCTGATCAGCAGTTCTGGTACGGTGACGCTGCCCTTGATCGGGAACATGCCCGCCGCGGGCATGGCACCGGATGAACTGGGCGCAGACATAGCGCAGCGCGTGCAGGAGCGCTTGGGGTTGAATGGCGAAATTCAGGCCATCGTGACCATTACAGATTTTGCACCGATCTATGTGACGGGGGATGTGCGGTCGCCGGGTGCCTATCCCTATGCGCCACAAATGACCGTGCTTCAGGCGCTCAGCCTTGCAGGCGGGGTTGACCGGGCCAGCCCGGCATTGGTGCGCGGTGAACGCGGTGCGCTGAACTCTCTTGGCACCTACCGCGTGATGGAGCTTGAATTGCTGCGACGTCTTGCAACGCTGGCGCGGTTGGAGGCCGAGGAAGCCGGATTAGAAATGATGCCGCCCAAAGAACTTTTGTCTGCACCGCTGGGCGCTGAATTGATCGCGCAGGAGCAGCGGATTTTGCAGTCCCAGAAATCCGCCTTTGCGTCCAGCCTCGCGCAGATAGATGAGCTTGAAGCCTTGCTGCAGGAACGGATCAATAGCCTGCGGGTGCAGGCCGAACTGCGTCAACAGCAACTCAAATTGCTGGAGGACGAACTGGAAAACGCCGCCGGCCTTGTGGAACGCGGCCTGACCACCGTTGCGCGTCAGAGCAACCTGCAACGCGACGTCGCGGATCAGCAGGTCCGGCTTCTTGAAGTCGATACGGCCCGACTGAATGCCGAACAACGTCTCAACGAGACGCGCCGCGACCGATTGAAACTGACGAACGAACGCAGCCGGGAACGGGTGCAGGGGTTGCAGGATCAACGCGCCGCGATTGGAGAGTTGCGCATCAGGATGGAAACCGAGGCCGCCCTTTTTGCCGAAGCGATGCGCACCGGAAACGGGTTGGTTGAGCTTTCGGTCATGTCGCCGCCCCAGTTGCAGGTCACGAGAACGGGCTCTGAAGGACCAACAACCTTTGCTGTGGGACGGAATGACCTTTTGGAAGGCCGGGATGTCCTTGAAGTTGTGCTGGATGCTCCCAGTCCCAACGACAGTATTCCGGTGCGCAGACTGTCACCTGCGGAAAGCGGCGTCTTAGAGCAGGGAAGCCTGCCGGGGTCGTTGTCGGGCGCTGACAAGACGGACCCAGCCGCAGCCACCGCTGATATCCCGCCGACCTGA
- a CDS encoding glycosyltransferase family 2 protein has product MLGPTHAAALVNSTPSSSLTQNTDAGSFARFTIGTPMTPSVTVIIAAYNAQDTLARAIRSALSEPETAEVIVVDDASRDKTSAVAKDEGQRDPRVRVIQFDRNQGPGAARNRAIDAATSEFVAVLDSDDLFLPGRLGRLLGSEAGEMVADNIAFVAPENLNEVLHQNWSATRPTFAPLSATEFVLGNLRKTGVARGELGFMKPIMSRAFLNHHNLRYDPSLRLGEDYDLYVRMLLAGARLTLTRSPGYAAVVRQTSLSAQHGAQELAHLSDKLNSHLEMGSHPPDLARAMQAHLDEVRRKRDHRMFLDLRRAQGFWAAIRYLFAARDRLWPIAHQIARDKLKLSAMAGEAAPKQGIRLLLPMDHA; this is encoded by the coding sequence ATGCTTGGTCCGACCCACGCTGCAGCCTTGGTCAATTCGACGCCATCCTCTAGCCTTACCCAGAACACGGATGCGGGGTCCTTTGCCCGCTTCACAATCGGGACACCTATGACCCCAAGCGTCACAGTCATCATTGCAGCGTATAACGCGCAGGACACTCTTGCGCGGGCCATCCGGTCTGCGCTGTCGGAGCCTGAAACGGCTGAGGTCATTGTTGTGGATGATGCGTCGCGCGATAAGACGTCCGCTGTCGCCAAAGATGAGGGGCAGCGCGACCCGCGCGTGCGGGTGATCCAGTTCGATAGAAATCAGGGGCCCGGCGCGGCGCGCAATCGCGCAATCGATGCCGCGACTTCGGAATTTGTGGCGGTTCTGGATTCCGATGATTTGTTCCTTCCGGGGCGTCTTGGACGATTGCTTGGCTCCGAGGCGGGCGAAATGGTTGCAGATAACATCGCCTTTGTTGCGCCTGAAAACCTCAACGAGGTCCTGCATCAGAACTGGTCAGCAACGCGGCCAACCTTTGCGCCGCTCAGTGCGACAGAGTTTGTGCTTGGAAATTTGCGCAAAACTGGGGTCGCCCGCGGCGAGTTGGGGTTTATGAAACCCATCATGTCCCGCGCGTTTCTGAATCACCATAATCTGCGCTATGACCCGTCGCTGCGTCTTGGTGAGGATTATGACCTCTATGTCAGAATGCTGCTTGCGGGTGCGCGGCTGACCCTCACGCGCAGTCCGGGATATGCCGCAGTCGTGCGCCAGACGTCGCTCAGCGCGCAACACGGGGCGCAGGAATTGGCGCATCTGTCTGACAAGCTCAACTCACATCTTGAAATGGGCAGCCACCCTCCCGACCTCGCCCGCGCCATGCAGGCGCATCTGGACGAGGTACGCCGAAAGCGCGATCATCGGATGTTTCTGGACTTGCGCCGCGCCCAAGGATTCTGGGCCGCAATCAGGTATCTCTTTGCGGCCCGCGACCGGCTTTGGCCAATTGCGCATCAGATTGCGCGTGACAAACTCAAACTCAGCGCGATGGCAGGTGAGGCAGCACCGAAACAAGGGATCAGGCTGCTTTTGCCCATGGACCACGCTTGA
- a CDS encoding sugar transferase, which yields MKTIQTEPPHAKGTLASIARPRHLVWANPRHAGAPLGGWTKRSLDFAVALIMLVVFSPLILGLALLVYLTSPGSIFYRHRRVGYLNRSFFCLKLRTMVMNSEEVLQRHLQRFPEAQREWEETFKLREDPRVTPIGHVLRKFSLDELPQLINVLRGDMSLVGPRPVPNEELQRYGRSSRFYVRARPGITGLWQVSGRNNTTYNRRIAYDRAYVTRFSTAADIAILAQTLPAAMRSDETS from the coding sequence ATGAAAACGATACAAACAGAACCCCCCCACGCCAAGGGCACACTGGCGTCCATTGCCCGCCCGCGGCATCTTGTTTGGGCCAATCCCAGACATGCAGGTGCCCCTCTGGGCGGTTGGACCAAACGAAGTCTGGACTTTGCGGTCGCACTGATCATGCTTGTGGTCTTTTCACCGCTCATCCTGGGGCTAGCGCTTTTGGTCTATCTGACGTCACCGGGTTCGATTTTTTACCGTCATCGCCGTGTGGGATATCTAAACCGTTCGTTTTTCTGCTTGAAGTTGCGGACCATGGTGATGAACAGCGAAGAAGTCCTGCAAAGGCATTTGCAGAGATTCCCGGAAGCCCAAAGGGAATGGGAAGAAACCTTTAAACTGCGCGAAGATCCTCGGGTCACGCCGATTGGTCACGTCCTTCGCAAATTCAGTCTTGATGAATTGCCGCAACTCATCAACGTCCTGCGGGGTGATATGAGCCTTGTCGGTCCACGTCCCGTGCCCAATGAAGAATTGCAGCGCTATGGCCGGTCAAGCCGGTTCTATGTCAGGGCACGGCCCGGCATTACCGGATTGTGGCAGGTAAGCGGTCGCAACAACACGACCTACAACCGCCGCATTGCATATGATCGGGCGTATGTCACACGGTTCAGCACAGCCGCTGATATCGCCATTCTGGCGCAAACTCTTCCGGCGGCGATGCGCTCTGACGAAACCTCTTAA